The nucleotide window ATAAGATCTGCAGCATCTTGAACCGTCGCAATATTCTGGGCACTCTCTTCTTCAATGGTGATACCAAACTCTTCCTCAAGCCCCATCACAATCTCGACCTGCAAACGTGAATCTAGTCAGAattgaaaactacaaaaagaaaaatcaaattgGAAACAAATTCATCGAAAAAATAAAGATTATAGTTTAGAGTACCGTGTCAAGTGAATCAGCTCCCAGTGCAGCAAACTTTGATTCACCAGAAACTGACATATCTTCTTTTAGATCCAGTTGTTTTCTATCTATGTTGCAAACCTTGTCTACTGTCTCTGGTTTGGCCTGCAGAAAAAAAATGTGTGTGGAATGAGTTTCGAGTTTTAAGAAAAGATAACTAAATGAATATACATCGGCTTATAGTTCATGATGCGTATACTTGGGTTTTGTTTTaattcaaacgggtcaaataaaaaaGAAGTTAGCTAAAAGAGGAACAAGTCAAATGAGATGAAAGTCACCAAAATCTCTTTTTTATGTAACGCACACATCCTCCTAAACCGTTTATTCAAAGATTTACACTATTATTTCAATAATATTGTATGGTAACCATAGTTAACACGTTGACTATTAATAGAAATGGACAAAAACATGGTTGTTGGACAGCCAAACCTGTTTCAACCCGaacaaaaaaaacacattttaacccaaatttagaTTTGTTTGAAATACAAGAATAGGGATGCAAGACACTAAAGACAGTGGTTTATTACATGTATGATTGTACAATGCGAGCATATAATCACAACAAAAGAAGAATAACTTACATCACATGAAATTTGAAGGCGACAGAATGACAATGGGAGATTGGTTATTCCCATATTGGAGAAAGAAACCATCTTCAGGCCAGAGACCCTTGTTGGTGCCTGAATAAAATCATTTTAAACAGAACCAGCTTTAGTTAAAATAAATTTAGGCTCTTTTGCAGCGTGGTCTTCTTCAGCAATAGAACCAGCATTAGTTAAACATGCCTTGGAATGATTTTGTTCTACTTGTTATCCCTAGCAGCGTCTCCCGCCAAGTTAACACCTGCAAACAACAAATTACCAATTCATTAGCAGATACTCAAAGTTCTAGATGTATGTACAGTATATATGAGACAGTAAATTGTGCACATCATTCTTATAAGCATGTCGATAAAAATGCATCAAACAAACAATGAATAATTCAGACTTGTATAATGATCGTATAAAACTTCAAGCTGCATGCCAATTTAGAAATTCACAATGGAACCATAGATTAGTTATGTTTCACCaacagtaaaaaaaatgaatgaaataTTCTTTTAGAGGTGATTATTTTGACTATTAATTACAAATGAGTCGGTACGACTTATAGATTTCATGTTTAACATGTCAAATGTGACAATAGTATACTGCACAAGCATATCAGTATCATTTCTTCAATAGGAACTCCTTTCGTTTCCGGTAGGAATACGTAAACAAAAACCGTCATTACAGTAATCCATCCAGCAAAGAACCGAAATAGCCCGAATTTCAAACCACAAAGAAGGGAGAGGAAAGACTGCTATGATGAATGTGAAGAACAAGTTGACTGCAACCGTAATGCTTTGACCTGCTGACCGCGTCTCTAACGGGAAGATTTCACTTGGCACTGTCCAACCAAGTGGGCCCCACGACCACCCGAAAGCCGCCACAAATGGACAAATGACAACCACCACCACGATTGAATAACCGAGAGTTTTTGATTATTTCCAAATTTAAGGCCCAATATTATGCCCACAATCACCTATTTTCAGAGCACAAGATAGTAGTTCATTTATTTCAACAGGTCAAACACGTAAAAATGACACGTATCCTTTTTAGTTAAATCTGTTAGCTTAACCCGTTTGAAACCTGTAAACGGGTTAAAAACGGGCAATCTTTTGTACGGGTCGAAAGGACCAGGTCCTTTTGGGTTTACCCGAAAACACTTCCAGTCCATATTTGTTAAGTTTCTCATAAATACCTATTACATTAAATAACAAAACTATTACAATAATAATCTAAATATCTGATCAaaataggggtgttcaaaaagctCAAGGCTTGGTCGAAAAAAAACTCGTTTTGTTTTCGAGCGAGTCGGCTTGTTTTGTAATCAAGCCGAGCTCGAGATAGGGGTTCTCGGCTCACTGGACCAACTCGTGGTTCGAGTCAATGGATCACCCGAGGTTCGACTCAATGGCTCGTGTGTGAGTATCTATTTTTTAGAAATGTGTGTTGATTTTTTTAATCAGtatttgtataaaaaaataaaaaagaaaaataatgagcCGACTCGATTGGCATACAAATCGCCATCACCAACTGCGGTTGATTCCTCTTTTCCAAAATGTACCTGAAAGGATGCTTGACTGAGCTAGCCAACTCACTTGCATCAATCCTGTCTTCAAACTCAGCATCAACGTGTTGGGTACCGCGTATTCTTTCTAGAACTTTTCTTCCTTTTTCTCTTGATCCTTGTTCTATTTAGCTGTTCGGGAAGAAGTATGCCGCCAACTGTCATTAATAGTACTGGTGCGGCGGCTAGTCCGAGTGATAACCGCCATCCCCATTTGTTGAGCTTACTGGTTCCGTAGTTGATCATGTTTGCTGAGAAGATTCCGAAAGTGGGTGCTAGTTGAAACATCATGTTTAAACCTCCTCTGAGATGGGTTGGTGCCATTTCGGATAGATACAGTGGTATTACCTTCAAAAAGTAGCACAGTTGTTGATATATATTCGAAAAAATCAAACTTTTTTCTTGAATTTAACTTGCATACTGGAATATGAGCAGGTCTTGGCGGGTTAGCTAGCGGATCGGATTTGGTTGACTTGCCAAAAGTCAACAATCTTTTGTTAATCTTTTTCTATTGAATTTCATAAAATATATGTATCTGAAAAGGCCAGTTAGCAGGTTGTAAACGCTATTCTATCCGGGTTTTTTTTGTGGCTAAATTTGTAAATTTTAAGTGTTTGAGAAGTTAAACAATCCGGTTTGACCAACACCCGGTTTGTCAGAGCCCATTCAGACCCGAACTTGCTATGACCCGATACCCCACCCAAGCTGACCCGTCCATGTATAATTTTCATATTAGTCAGATCCCGTTATGACCCGAACCTAGTACGACCCCTTACCCCGACCTGTACCCAGTTTTCCCAGAACGCATTCTGACTTGAACTCGGTACGACCCGTTACCCCGCTAgatccgacccgacccgaccatGTATAATTTATGCGTTAGTCAATTTGGTCAGAATCTGTTCTGACTTGGACCCATACCTAGTTTGGCCAGAACTCTTCTGACCGGAGCCCGGTATAACCTGTTACTCGCCCGTTTTACATTTTATAGTATACTAATTTATGTATATAGAAATTCCTGAACGATGAATGTAAGATACTAAGATAATATAGCATGGTAGTTGAACAAATTTGAGTCAAGCGTGCATATACCTTGGCCTTCTAAATGTGTCTGCTAGTAAATTTATCATTGGTTTGAACAGTTGATACGGCTATCACTGTGTCAATACCCAAACAAGTAATAAAAACAAGTAATAATTCAGACTGAATGTTCGATATAATTGTATAAATAAAGAAATTATATCCTTACATTTCTGAGTTGCCAGTCCATGTTCCTTCAGAATCTCGGATATTAAAACAACAGTTGGTATGGCTGCATGTGTTACATCAACAGCAGTCGTTAAACTCATGTGTTTAAGTGTGCATTATGTTCTTGATGACTATTCGCAAAAAATAGAGAAATGAATTGTTGAATCTAACCCATCCCCAAGGCTGAGAGCTTGACGTTGTTGTAACGCTTGATGTATTCCTGTCATCATTAACAGATCATGTCAATACAAGAAATAACATCATTAAACACATTTCAATAGTCAATCTACCCAAAAGAACTTCAGGAATGATCCCATTCAAGAACATAAGCGAAAACACACATCTATCAATTTCTCTACCAGGGTATGACATTAAGCACTTGAGAAAACATATGATAATTAAACGTCTATCATTGTGACTTAGAAACCCTAATGAAGACTGAAATCACACATTATCAAGTAATTTATCCATTGTACTGAAATTAAAACCTCGTTCACATAGATTGACAAACTGTAAATTCAATTGATAAGTACGAAACTTCACATGAACACACAAATATGGAAATTTATCCACTATACTAAAACTAAAACCTCGGTCACCTCCATATACTTGACGAGAATCGCATCTGGAACTCCAACCACCGAGATCTGATTCTTCTCCATAATTTTGTTGTCTCCTTCCGAGTATTTTTATTATTCTTCACCAGATCTAGTCTTCAAACCATGACCTACAATAAACGAAAATCCATCTTAAAACACAAACTTAAGTAAAATCAAGTGAATACATGAAGAAATAGTGTTCAGAATCAAAAGGACGGTGTCAGTTACCCTTGACGAATGTTGCAAAACGCCAATAAAAGCCGGAAAACGGAACCAGGAGGTCAGAATCTTCATCGATCTGTTGAAACTTCATAGATCTGGTGAAATCGTTCCTGAATCGCCAAGCAGATCTGATGAAATCGTTCCTGAAtcgccagagagagagagagagagagaaaggatcAGGGAAGCGgcgttttgaaatgttttgaaatctgaaACCCTAGCTAGTTTGTGTGTCCGCGTGTTTAGTTTAGGGGAAAGGGTATAAGTGGAAAGTGAAGATTTCTGGTGCTTAAaagacttgtacatcatgctttaggggtgttttaaggaaatttcaatgaccttaagaagtcctttggatatgtatattatatatagtatagatatataggATTTAAAAGCGATATGtgtaaaaaaataatttatttttaactTGCCCTCGTATATGTTTACTTGTATTATTTCCCAAAATAAATATAAGTGaattgttaaataatatttctagtattatttttagtataAGTATACGTGTATGGTTATTTGTATAACTTATCATTTCTACCAAATGTATACTTATGCAAGTATACATGTATTTGTGTATACATACTCATGTATTTTGTATTAAATgtcaaaaatcatttttttatgatttttatactttccggaattatatttcttaaaaataatatattcttaGGCTtgtttgtaatatatatatatattcatcatgctcgtcaatatatatatatatatatatatatatatatatatatatattgtcattTGTCTGATTTTTATATAATTTCCATTAATTGTAGTAATTCTATATACTTTTGGATTATGAATGAAATCAATTTATCTTAAATTCCATTGTCACAATTAGCGTTATAAGTGATGAGCAATCTATTTTCGTcccactccgatgtttccgccatcggttggggtgtgataaaAACTCCAAAGATTTCGTGTTAGTTGTTACCTCCTTTCCAAGCTTTCTCAGATATATGGCGTCTAACGTGGATTCAGTCCGACAAAATAAAATTCGATGACGTTTCCTATTTTTGTTCCACCAAATCATGCAACAGATATGGTGTTTTGTTCCTTTTATGCTTGTTTCattgttttctttttaaatttatattttcaTAATGTGTTGTATGCTTTTCAATGGTGttgttcatgtatccaatttattCACGTTTTCATTGGTAATTAAACAATTAGTAAGAACTGATAATTGGAGTTTTCATTAATAATTTTAATTGTCGTTTGGGATCTAGTATATTTCTTATGTTTTTACGATCATTGGCGTTTTACACCTGATTAGTTTTGAATATTATTTAGTAGTATTTGTAAACATCAGTTATTACTATTTGTTAATTTGTGTAAACATCAGTTTTGTTAATTATGGCGTTTTCGTtatgatgttatattttgttaattatttatgttgttaactgtttttaattattcatctcatggcgttttcattatgatgttatattttgttaattatttttttaatcaaTCAAGTTATGGTGTgcatattttggcgttttaatcATGGTGTTTTcaaattatgtgtttattatgtcTTGTTTGTTATTCAATTAATGGCATTTTATTCTATAATGTTATTACGAGacattttctttttttaatggcgtttttctgaattttttgtTCCTCACTTTGTTTTCTCAGACAAAGTTGCTTCCTCGAGTGAAAGGTTTTGCCCCAAAACTGGATTACCATTCATCATTCCTGACGTTAGTGAAGAAATAAAGCCAAGGAAGGCCATGATATTCACAAGCCTCGATGATTGTTATTCAATGTATGTTACGTATGCCAAGGCTTGTGGGTTTTTAGTCAGGAAAGGGACTAAAAAGATAAACTCCAAAGGTGTATTACATATTAAGTATTATATGTGTACGAGAGTTGGGGTATATAAGGATAAGAAGGTTGATACGTTGGACCCCAATCAAAAGGAACGTTTAGTGCGATCCAACTTTTCAAAGAGGACTGATTGTGGTGCACTGTTATGTGTAATTTTTGAGGCTGGATCATGGAAGGTCTATAAGTTTGTCGAGGAGGACAACCATGATCTTGTTGAATGTCCTGATAAGCATTTTCTTCCAACTGAACGACACCTCACTCAGCTCCAGAAGCATGTTATACACAACATGTCTAAGTTGAATTTGGGTCCAGTCAAGGCCTTTAATGTTATGAAGACTTGTTTTGGCGGTTTTGAAAACGTGGGTGCAAGTAAAGTTGAATTTAAGAAATACAAGAGGCAAATTAACTTGTTTATAGGGGAATACGACGCCGATATGGTTGTGagacatttggatgaaaaaaACATTCCCAGTCTAATTTCTCGTACGATTACTTCACAGACGAAGACAATCGTTTGAAGGGACTTTTTTGGTGTGACGATCAAGCCAAACGTAATTACCACGTGTTTGGTGATGTGATTTTGTTTGACGCCACGTATCAGTCCAACAAGTAATATTTTATAATTCAACTTCTTCTGTTTCTTTTTGTCATTTTATGAGTTTATATGCAATGGCGTTTTATgagtttacatgcaatggcgttttatgattttacatgcaatggcgttttattatTGTTTCAGTTCTCATGACATATTCACATGCAGATACGCTATGGAATTTGTACCTTTCACTGGTATATACAATCACCACTGTAATGTTGCATTTGGTGCTGCATTAATGGCATCGGAAACTGCTGATACGTATATTTGGTTGTTGAGAGTTTTTCTAAAAGCTGTTGGTtctcaaccaaaagttgttgtcactGACCAAGATCCAGCAATGAAGAAGGCTATTTCTGCTGTATTTGTTGACACGAGGCATCGGTTATGCATGTGGCATGTGATGCATAAACTTTCTCTGAAGGTTGATATGCTTATTTTTACCTTTGGCGTTTTAGGATACACTGCGTTTTAAAATATATGGCATTCTGTACCTTGTtactgttttttttaattaagttttgtctttatgtaatatatatgtttttttttgcaTGGCGTTTTCGTGTTATACATAGGTTGGTGTTAGGCTATGCAATTCCACCAATTTCAAAGAACATACTTGTGGTGTTGTGTGGACGGAATGTGCGTATCGAGTTCAATatgattttattgatattttaagccaaTTTTACAcattaatcaagttttaaatttataaaacacgatattctactaacactagacacacaaacttgggcaagtgcacccatcgtgagcatagtatagcgttggtaagataccgaggtcgtccaaggacacaagagcttttagtaccgctttatcctcaacgtctaatcaatctaaaatttttgagaaaagattttaaacatgaaaattaagaactaaaaatgcagaaataaaaataaaataaaaacagatagacaagatgaatcacttagatctgactcgcctttaatgtatcatttgatgatttttgcactttcggactttttaagagattatcttagttatagtagtaggcccctcttttgaaggtggtgTTACCCTCaaccagtggtttgagtcagcaaggatacaatcccaaagggtcgaaatattgaaagataattaattaagttattaatgcgaaaagtggtaggcccctcttttgaaggtgacgttaccctcggctaagtggtttgagtcagcagggatacaatcccaagtagccggtttaatgtattaatagtagtttacatatgagtcagttgggcacggccccgtggtcagccttttctcttccttcattaattgcaagtgtcagcagagggccccacacggccctgtgtccagccGGCACTGCCCTGTGGTCAgcagcgtatctgtactatcaagatttggcaagattctgtgtatcttagcgttgaccacgccccttggtgagttgggcacgaccccgtggtgggcgtagagGCTTCTACAGGTTTTGTCTTCTTCTCAGGGCTGACCATGCCCCGTGgtgagttgaccacgccccatggTGAGCTACGCACGCCCCGTGGTCAGCTTCtgccttcttgtttttgctttgggagatgctgttaAGGGGTCAGGCATGTCACATTATTCcttcttcttgtatttatgttggtatTTGGCTgcctatttgttccttttgttcttttaagctcattcggtcctgtaaattcaaaataaatacaaaaacacactttttccaacattaatactaaaaaagggttagttttatgcatcatttgatgtaatttatatgttacattttgcacacatcaaatacccccacacttaaatctttgcttgtcctcaagcaaagctctttaatatgtggcttacacacccaaatggaataggtagaagagaagttttgggtttgtcttgagtgtcgggcaTCCAAGATCTtgtattaggttttatttttattttatttacaatattattcgtcatgatttatttagaacattttataagaaaaattacttatttgggcataacatgcctctttaaaattccattatatataagttcacatacctcacgggagatcactcaacactcggccgaagatgtatttttgtgaaacactcgagaccggcatggaacttacttctaccataggcttgccaatcgatcaaacctcctcctttttaactataaacctttgtaaatatcaagaggactttcggaatggttaggcttgggctaagggtaggtggttttagttagtggttagtaaaatggcgaaaagcgtaaaaagcgtcggttgtcGTGAACCTTTTTTTTGACatttattcaaactaagcatattcaaacaagatttttgaGGAGCTTGTTTGGTTATTGCAAaattctctctctctttttttggTCACAAGATAACCGAGTTTTTTACTAAAAACAAAaggggtttgaaaagaaaaaggttttggtgggtaaagggtctttgttttgtgggttttgaaacgaaaaggtttaggctcaaaggggttaactggtgggattttgggtaggtgataaaaaagatgaaaaataatggttttgaaaggaaaatgggttagtcctattgcctccatcatttacttacttggttCAAGTTGGTAAGGATCAGGAATGTATCAtcttggcaagttctagagtcgtaagaaacaagcggctattcacacaagaaacgaaaaatgagcatttagtttaaagatatatgcttgtatgctcaataaaggctcaaaactcacttgttatgggaatgggtttataatgtgatcaagtatatataatcaaattttaaatagatttgtcatgccttttcataattttcttatttggttctttttatcacgacgctatcggttgtaaatttataaaaatataacctttttagaacttttattccaaattaaaccaagacaagtaagaaaaaaggaaaaaattttgaaaaaatttggggtgattagcggttccaatagagttttgtgtaaggcttctATTAGGAcatgcaagattcaaggttttagcatcccccacacttaaattacacattgtcctcaatgtgtccaaaaataagtttttcggttgattaaaatgtgtaaaagtgggttaaaaacaagattttatgttactgggcagctgaacacggggtgtggTGGGCTGAGCACAGCCCTGTGGTCAGATTACCAGTAACAAAAAGTTACAGAAGGTTAACCATGGGGCGtgctcagtggacacggcccgtggtcaGTTACCTGTTAGAAAATTTTTCTGCAGAACCCTGGGCACGGGAGCGTGTTGGGTGGCCACGACCCCGTGCTGCACATGCTGAAATAATGGAAAAGTTGACGAAAGGCTCTGTTTTCATGCATGGGGTGTGGTTTTAACGTCCCTTTGGCAATACCCACCTTTTCGAGTGTGATTTATTCCTGAAAAGTAagactaaactagaaaacataaaagttaaactaatctaaaactaagaatagttccgcggaatgcctccatggtgcgccatgcttataagggtccttggctagacccaccttatcgggtggttctggctcatcttcaattagggggtcgtcattgccaATTGGATATCTCATTGATTGTTCAAGATCAACATACCTTTTATAGGCCCCTCATTTAATGGGTAGGTTGTTTTGCTTCCGGTTGATCAAAGCTTGATGGGTTTTCACAAAAGGTTGCCCCAACACAAGTGGAGCGTCATCAAGAATGACAAAGTCGGTTAGGACTACCGTTTGATTTGTTTCCATTAACACATCTTCAACTATTCccattgattttattattttccgattagaaagaaaaatggggatttgaagtggagaaaaatcactaatacctaatttttcgaaaatgtagtttggcattatattaacacaaagatctttatcaattgtaatcTTACTAATAAAGgtgttttgaaagaaacatggaaccggtgtaatgttaatttcaaaaggatcatcttttattagcgtagtttgatcgtttgttaacttaatgcttaccatttcgtcaattttagtgttagtgtttaactcttttaaaaaacttagcatgagtaggtaccaaacaatggttttcgaaagaaggtgttaagagattaatttcttgaaaatttgatTCTTTTGAAGATTAGCATTTCTGGACTTACCTTTTTCGTTGTTTGGTTCATgcgtcggtttttcacttacttgttcttccatttttacctctttGACTATTACCTCTTTAGTACAAACTACCTCTTCCCTCACGCAGGATTATTTTATGTAGCGTTCAATAGGTTTGAGGTGTTCTATTATTCTTTCGGCTTTGGGGAGGATAGTAGGTGGTTCGTCAAAGTGAGCGGGATAAGTATCCCAAAAGCTTGAGTGCGGAAGTTCGATCCTTGGTCCTTCATAATTCTCATATGAGGTAGGTGGTTCACACCATCGTTcctcatagtaagtatatgattgagaaggttcataccttggttcttcAAGATATGAATacgagggagaaggttcataccttggttcttTATAGTATGTGTACAAAGTGGAAGGTTCATAACTTGGTTCTTCATAGTATGTATATGAAGTGGAAGGTTCGTACCTTGGTTCTTCATAGTATGTATATGAAGTGGTTGGCTCGTACCTAGGCTCCTCATGGTATGTATACGAAGTGGATGGTTCGAAgaagtcacaatattgtaccgagtgaggATTACCGCAAATGGTACAATACTCTTCTTCATAATCATCCTCTTCATAGTAGTaattgtaacctcctgagtattgatctaTAAGAATCACTCACCAGACCATAaaagagtctcgggaccagaaaacaaaataaaaacggaaacagaggctcACCACGGatccgtgttcagtgagcacggcccgtggtCAGATTCTGTATCTGGGCGTGTTAAAAATTATTACTGGTTTGGttcagcacgggggcgtgttcagtgagcatgacctcgtgttcagactctgtatctgggtgttttgaaattttatgcagcacgggggcgtgttcagtgagcacggccccgtgttcagactactGTAATGCAAAAAGttctaaaaatgaaaaaaaaaagcgcacgcagttttaaaaaggttttgaaaaatgattaggccgtcgattttaagctttcttaaaatccttgtgtccccgccAACAACGCCAAAAACTTGGTGCGTGTCGAGTGCAATATgattgtattgatattttaaccTCATTTTACAcattaatcaagttttaaatttataaaacgcgatattctactaacactagacacacacttgggcaagtgcacccatcgtgagcgtagtatagcgttggtaagataccgaggtcgtccaaggacacaagagcttttagtaccggtttatcctcaacgtctaatcaatctaaaatttttgagaaaagattttaaacatgaaaattaaGAACTAAAATTGcagaaacaaaaataaaataaaaacagatagccaagatgaatcacttggatccgactcgcctttaatgtatcctttgatgatttttgcacttacggactttttaagagattatcttagttatagtagtaggccccacttttgaaggtgacgttaccctcaacccagtggtttgagtcagcaaggatacaatcccaaagggtcggaatattgaaagataattaattaagttattaatgcgaaaagtggtaggcccctcttttgaaggtaacgttaccctcggctaagtggtttgagtcagcagggatacaatcccaagtagctggtttaatgtattaatagtagtttacatatgaggggatcaagctattcgcaccTCCGCCATCAAATACCAGTGGGTAttaaaggaggtcctagtaagcttgacccaggtccttgcaggatctatacactgaaaaaggcaagaaccttactaaaccattcccttaacccccgaccaggtagccaacatgcctctatatagaccgtagagacatgaatgatgtaaatcttttactttatatagacagtaaagtaatgccaagacaccac belongs to Helianthus annuus cultivar XRQ/B chromosome 5, HanXRQr2.0-SUNRISE, whole genome shotgun sequence and includes:
- the LOC110922927 gene encoding acyl carrier protein 1, chloroplastic — translated: MVSFSNMGITNLPLSFCRLQISCDAKPETVDKVCNIDRKQLDLKEDMSVSGESKFAALGADSLDTVEIVMGLEEEFGITIEEESAQNIATVQDAADLIEKILEKDSA
- the LOC110922928 gene encoding uncharacterized protein At2g34160, producing MEKNQISVVGVPDAILVKYMEVTEEYIKRYNNVKLSALGMAIPTVVLISEILKEHGLATQKLIAVSTVQTNDKFTSRHI
- the LOC110924928 gene encoding protein FAR1-RELATED SEQUENCE 2-like codes for the protein MIFTSLDDCYSMYVTYAKACGFLVRKGTKKINSKGVLHIKYYMCTRVGVYKDKKVDTLDPNQKERLVRSNFSKRTDCGALLCVIFEAGSWKVYKFVEEDNHDLVECPDKHFLPTERHLTQLQKHVIHNMSKLNLGPVKAFNVMKTCFGGFENVGASKVEFKKYKRYAMEFVPFTGIYNHHCNVAFGAALMASETADTYIWLLRVFLKAVGSQPKVVVTDQDPAMKKAISAVFVDTRHRLCMWHVMHKLSLKVDMLIFTFGVLGYTAF